The following coding sequences are from one Halomonas sp. HAL1 window:
- the putA gene encoding bifunctional proline dehydrogenase/L-glutamate gamma-semialdehyde dehydrogenase PutA: protein MLNAKKMRDPAIWQTDLDTLMARVSDHYLVDESAYVSELIKVLDADRDDFARIEANTAALVQDVRKMDTAVDTIDELLQQYSLDTHEGLMLMCLAEAMLRIPDKATADALIEDKLGPADWQSHVGKSDSWMVNASTWGLLMTGRVLKLDHPKEGQPANFINRMVNRMGEPVIRRAMYEAMKIMGKQFVLGRDINEALKRSKPLFNKGYTYSYDMLGEAARTRDDAQRYFDDYARAIEQVGKTCKTLSDKTPAPSVSIKLSALHPRYEFGRREQVLAELVDTVIKLVSKARALDVAVTIDAEEIDRLEISLEVFRAVYESEAAKGWGHFGLVVQAYSKRALPVLHYINRLADQQGDEIPLRLVKGAYWDTEIKESQQLGVDGYPVFTRKAGTDVAYLACAQFLLSSDTNGRIFPQFATHNAHTVTTILEFANRDSRPFEFQRLHGMGEALYDAALERAPKGTYCRIYAPVGAHKDLLPYLVRRLLENGANSSFVHQLVDPDVPVEWLCQHPIETLRQQKHLANMNIPLPKDIYGPKRRNSRGVNLNIRSHYYPLMEKMAAFMDQQYPTKPLLAFDVADDAANTHSVTSPYDRQKTVGSVQWTSKEQATQALDAAWDAFPRWDATPVAERAAIVRRLGDLMEEHMPELMALCSREGGKLLTDGVDEIREAVDFCRFYAMRAEEDFGQVIELPGPTGESNRLFMGGKGVFAAISPWNFPVAIFCGQIVAAAVAGNTVLAKPAEQTSIVAHRVIELLHEAGMPRDVVQLLPGDGPTVGSVLTSDPRITGVVFTGGTDTAQIINRALAARENAPLATLIAETGGMNAMIVDSTALPEQVVVDVIQSAFQSAGQRCSALRVLYLQDDVADRVIEILKGAMNELRIGDPRDLGTDVGPVIDEEARKGLMEHIEKLKAENRLVAETPMAAEHTQDGTFVAPVAFTIDSIDSLTREQFGPILHIVRYKASELDKVINDINGRNYGLTFGVHSRNESFAAEIAQKMRVGNVYINRNIIGAVVGVQPFGGQGLSGTGPKAGGLHYLQRFVTEKTITNNTAALGGNASLLALGDE from the coding sequence ATGCTCAATGCCAAGAAAATGCGTGACCCTGCCATCTGGCAAACTGATCTCGACACTCTCATGGCGCGCGTTAGCGACCACTATCTAGTGGATGAAAGCGCCTATGTCAGCGAACTGATCAAGGTGCTGGATGCTGACCGCGACGACTTTGCCCGCATTGAAGCCAATACAGCCGCATTGGTTCAGGATGTCCGTAAAATGGACACGGCCGTCGATACGATTGATGAGCTACTACAGCAGTACAGCCTGGATACTCATGAAGGCTTGATGCTGATGTGCCTAGCGGAAGCCATGCTGCGCATTCCCGACAAAGCTACCGCCGATGCCCTGATTGAAGACAAGCTCGGCCCCGCCGACTGGCAGTCTCACGTGGGCAAGAGCGACTCGTGGATGGTCAACGCCTCTACCTGGGGCCTGTTAATGACCGGGCGCGTACTCAAGCTAGACCACCCTAAAGAGGGGCAGCCCGCCAACTTCATCAATCGCATGGTTAATCGTATGGGTGAGCCGGTGATCCGCCGCGCCATGTACGAAGCGATGAAGATTATGGGCAAACAGTTCGTGCTGGGTCGCGATATCAATGAAGCGCTGAAGCGCTCAAAGCCGCTGTTCAATAAAGGCTATACCTACTCCTATGACATGCTGGGCGAAGCCGCCCGTACCCGTGACGATGCACAGCGCTATTTTGATGACTACGCACGGGCCATTGAGCAAGTCGGCAAGACTTGCAAAACGTTAAGCGATAAAACCCCGGCGCCGTCGGTCTCCATTAAGCTCTCAGCCCTTCACCCCCGCTATGAGTTTGGCCGCCGCGAGCAAGTGCTTGCCGAGCTTGTCGACACAGTCATCAAGCTGGTCAGCAAGGCGCGTGCACTGGATGTTGCGGTTACTATTGACGCTGAAGAGATCGATCGCCTGGAGATTTCTCTGGAAGTCTTCCGTGCGGTTTACGAAAGTGAAGCCGCCAAGGGCTGGGGGCACTTCGGTTTAGTGGTTCAAGCCTACTCCAAGCGCGCGCTGCCAGTGTTGCACTACATCAACCGTTTGGCCGACCAGCAAGGCGACGAGATTCCACTGCGCTTGGTCAAAGGCGCTTATTGGGATACCGAAATTAAAGAGTCCCAGCAGCTTGGGGTCGACGGCTACCCTGTATTTACACGTAAAGCGGGTACCGATGTAGCCTATCTCGCCTGCGCGCAGTTCCTGCTCTCTAGCGACACCAATGGGCGTATTTTTCCGCAGTTTGCTACCCACAATGCCCACACTGTGACGACTATTTTAGAATTTGCTAATCGCGATAGCCGTCCTTTTGAGTTTCAGCGTCTGCATGGCATGGGTGAAGCGCTTTATGACGCTGCTCTTGAGCGTGCCCCGAAAGGTACCTACTGCCGTATTTACGCCCCGGTGGGTGCGCATAAAGACCTGCTGCCCTACTTAGTGCGGCGCCTGCTTGAAAATGGTGCCAACTCCTCGTTTGTTCACCAGTTGGTTGATCCTGACGTACCGGTCGAGTGGCTGTGTCAGCACCCGATTGAAACTCTGCGCCAGCAGAAACACCTGGCCAATATGAACATTCCGTTACCCAAAGACATTTACGGGCCCAAGCGGCGCAATTCACGTGGGGTGAATCTGAATATACGCAGCCACTACTATCCGCTCATGGAGAAGATGGCTGCGTTTATGGATCAGCAATACCCAACGAAGCCGCTGCTCGCTTTTGATGTCGCGGACGACGCCGCCAATACACATAGCGTTACCAGCCCATACGACCGCCAAAAAACCGTCGGTAGCGTTCAGTGGACGAGCAAAGAGCAGGCCACCCAGGCGCTGGATGCTGCCTGGGACGCTTTCCCTCGTTGGGACGCCACCCCGGTGGCCGAACGGGCGGCTATTGTCCGTCGCTTGGGGGATTTGATGGAAGAGCATATGCCAGAGCTAATGGCATTGTGCTCGCGTGAAGGCGGTAAACTGCTTACCGATGGCGTCGATGAAATTAGAGAAGCCGTCGACTTCTGCCGTTTCTACGCCATGCGCGCTGAAGAGGACTTCGGCCAAGTTATCGAGCTCCCTGGCCCCACTGGCGAATCCAACCGCTTATTTATGGGTGGCAAGGGCGTGTTCGCAGCCATCAGCCCCTGGAACTTCCCTGTCGCGATCTTCTGCGGCCAAATTGTCGCAGCGGCGGTAGCAGGTAACACGGTACTGGCCAAACCGGCGGAACAGACGTCTATCGTCGCGCATCGTGTTATTGAGCTACTCCACGAAGCGGGCATGCCCCGTGATGTCGTCCAACTACTGCCCGGTGACGGCCCCACTGTAGGTAGCGTACTGACCTCCGACCCGCGGATCACCGGGGTAGTCTTCACAGGTGGCACCGACACCGCACAAATTATCAACCGCGCTTTGGCGGCACGAGAAAATGCCCCGCTAGCCACCCTGATTGCGGAAACCGGCGGCATGAACGCCATGATTGTCGATTCTACTGCTCTGCCTGAACAGGTAGTAGTAGATGTGATTCAGTCGGCCTTTCAAAGCGCTGGGCAGCGCTGCTCGGCGCTGCGGGTACTGTATCTACAAGACGATGTTGCCGACCGGGTCATTGAAATCCTCAAAGGCGCGATGAATGAACTGCGCATTGGCGACCCTCGCGATTTAGGCACTGATGTGGGGCCGGTAATCGATGAAGAGGCGCGTAAAGGCTTAATGGAGCACATCGAAAAACTCAAAGCCGAAAATCGCCTGGTCGCCGAAACACCGATGGCTGCTGAGCATACTCAAGATGGCACGTTCGTGGCGCCTGTCGCCTTCACGATTGATAGCATCGATTCACTCACGCGCGAGCAGTTCGGGCCCATACTGCATATCGTGCGTTACAAAGCCAGCGAGCTTGATAAAGTTATCAATGACATTAACGGTCGCAATTACGGCCTGACATTTGGCGTACATAGCCGTAACGAATCATTCGCCGCTGAAATAGCGCAGAAAATGCGCGTAGGCAATGTGTACATCAACCGTAATATCATTGGGGCTGTGGTGGGTGTTCAACCGTTTGGTGGTCAAGGGCTTTCTGGCACAGGGCCAAAAGCCGGCGGTCTTCACTACCTGCAGCGCTTTGTAACTGAAAAAACGATTACTAATAACACCGCTGCCTTAGGCGGGAACGCGTCACTACTGGCGCTGGGTGATGAGTGA
- a CDS encoding carboxylate/amino acid/amine transporter has protein sequence MGYLMGVTALWAFSFSLIGVYLAGQVDSYFAVLLRVTLAMLVFLPFLRPGLLRGKQRLALMGLGAIQLGVMYTFFYQSFLLLSVPEVLLFTIFTPIYIALLDDLLFGRFTPIYLVTALLAVLGAGVIRYDGVDSGFWMGFLVVQGANLCFAIGQVGYRRLAADLPPTLAWHNVFGWFFIGAMVVALPAYLLFGNSAALPTTSLQWGVLAWLGLVASGVGYFAWNQGATKVDAGTLAIMNNALVPAGLIVNLVIWNRDADIPRLLLGALIIAASLWLNRWWCQRRQVAVS, from the coding sequence ATGGGTTATCTAATGGGCGTTACCGCCCTGTGGGCATTTTCCTTTTCGTTGATAGGGGTTTATCTGGCAGGGCAGGTCGACAGCTACTTTGCGGTGCTGCTACGAGTAACGCTTGCCATGCTGGTGTTCCTGCCGTTTTTACGCCCCGGCCTGTTGCGCGGTAAGCAGCGGCTCGCCCTCATGGGATTGGGTGCCATCCAATTGGGGGTGATGTACACCTTCTTCTACCAATCCTTTTTGCTGTTATCGGTGCCTGAAGTACTGCTGTTCACGATCTTTACGCCTATCTATATCGCACTGCTGGATGACCTGCTGTTTGGCCGCTTTACCCCCATCTATCTCGTGACGGCACTGCTTGCAGTTCTCGGGGCAGGCGTCATCCGCTATGACGGTGTCGATAGCGGCTTCTGGATGGGCTTTTTAGTGGTGCAGGGGGCAAACCTTTGCTTTGCTATTGGTCAGGTAGGTTATCGTCGGCTAGCGGCTGATTTGCCTCCTACGCTGGCGTGGCACAATGTATTTGGCTGGTTCTTCATTGGCGCAATGGTAGTGGCACTACCCGCTTATTTACTCTTCGGCAACAGCGCTGCATTACCGACCACATCGCTGCAGTGGGGCGTACTGGCCTGGCTGGGGTTAGTGGCGTCTGGCGTTGGCTACTTTGCCTGGAATCAGGGCGCCACTAAAGTGGATGCTGGCACGCTAGCGATTATGAACAATGCGCTGGTGCCAGCAGGGCTTATCGTTAACCTGGTGATTTGGAACCGCGATGCGGATATCCCGCGCTTGCTGCTGGGCGCGCTTATCATTGCGGCCTCGCTGTGGCTCAACCGTTGGTGGTGCCAGCGTCGTCAAGTGGCCGTTAGCTAA
- a CDS encoding NAD(+) kinase: MSNTLPPDAKSSEARSHSSDQSGRPFKTIGLIGRLGSDKVIDSLQRLVTYLVAHEYSVLVEDRTATALPHHGQPEASRRMLGELCDLVIVVGGDGSLLGAARTLCRSGTLILGVNRGRLGFLTDISPDELETRVSEVLAGEFEIEQRFLLDAVLYRNGVAVGNGDALNEVVLHPGKAVRMIEFELFIDGQFVYSQRSDGLIVATPTGSTAYALSGGGPIMHPKLDVVTLVPMFPHTLSSRPIVIDAASEIRIHIGETNQTYPHISCDGQTRAVAKPNDVLVITRKPERVQLVHPIGHNFYEVLRSKLGWSHRLGD, encoded by the coding sequence ATGAGCAACACCTTACCACCAGATGCCAAATCTTCAGAGGCTAGGTCGCACTCCAGCGATCAATCAGGCAGGCCCTTTAAAACCATTGGGCTGATTGGTCGGTTGGGTAGCGATAAAGTAATCGATTCTCTGCAGCGTCTGGTGACCTATCTCGTCGCCCATGAGTATTCGGTGCTGGTGGAAGACCGCACGGCTACTGCCTTGCCGCACCATGGTCAACCGGAAGCAAGCCGCCGCATGTTGGGGGAGCTGTGCGATCTGGTGATTGTGGTGGGAGGCGATGGCAGCTTGCTTGGTGCGGCGCGTACGCTCTGCCGAAGTGGAACGCTTATTTTAGGGGTCAATCGTGGCCGCTTAGGGTTTCTTACTGACATTTCGCCAGATGAGCTGGAAACCCGTGTTAGTGAAGTGCTCGCGGGCGAATTTGAGATTGAACAGCGTTTCCTGTTAGACGCCGTGCTCTACCGTAACGGTGTTGCGGTGGGCAACGGCGATGCCTTGAATGAAGTCGTTCTGCACCCCGGCAAAGCGGTGCGCATGATTGAGTTTGAATTGTTTATTGATGGTCAGTTTGTTTATAGCCAGCGCAGCGATGGCTTGATTGTCGCCACGCCTACCGGCTCTACGGCTTATGCACTCTCGGGTGGTGGGCCGATCATGCACCCCAAACTTGATGTAGTGACGCTGGTGCCGATGTTTCCCCATACGCTGTCGAGTCGGCCAATTGTGATTGATGCCGCCAGCGAAATCCGTATTCATATTGGCGAAACTAACCAAACCTATCCGCATATAAGCTGCGATGGGCAAACGCGGGCGGTAGCGAAGCCCAACGATGTGTTGGTGATTACCCGTAAGCCTGAACGCGTTCAACTGGTACACCCCATCGGACATAATTTCTACGAAGTGCTGCGCAGCAAATTAGGCTGGAGCCACCGGTTGGGGGATTAA
- a CDS encoding CBS domain-containing protein, with protein sequence MSRAAPNIVRDIMSRDCYRVSPDASITTLAKGLALHRLPGAPVVDAADRLIGFISEQDVLGRVLDSIYHDDEAPLVKELMRHEVLSVSPNKSITDLAQEMRSAKPKVYPVVEQKRLIGIVTRRDILIALLMIRRH encoded by the coding sequence ATGAGTAGAGCAGCACCCAACATCGTTCGCGACATCATGTCCCGCGATTGCTACCGTGTTTCACCCGACGCATCCATCACCACATTAGCCAAGGGCCTGGCACTGCACCGCTTGCCAGGCGCACCGGTGGTTGATGCCGCCGACCGCTTAATCGGCTTTATTTCGGAGCAGGATGTATTGGGCCGTGTGCTTGATAGTATCTATCACGATGATGAGGCGCCGCTCGTTAAAGAGTTGATGCGCCACGAAGTACTCAGCGTATCACCGAATAAGAGCATTACCGACTTGGCACAGGAAATGCGGTCAGCGAAACCCAAGGTATACCCGGTCGTGGAGCAAAAGCGGTTAATAGGCATCGTGACACGACGTGATATCCTAATTGCGCTGCTAATGATTCGCCGCCATTAG
- a CDS encoding YqcC family protein produces MSTFQPLQTALLELEAAMKAADLWRMPTPDADAFASQQPFCIDTMSLPQWVRFVFIARLNALIEARAAMPAKCEVAPAVAAYLQQEKTPAHHQLLVVRAVEKVDQLVTES; encoded by the coding sequence ATGAGTACTTTTCAACCGCTACAGACAGCACTCCTAGAACTTGAAGCCGCGATGAAAGCCGCCGATCTATGGCGTATGCCGACACCTGACGCTGATGCATTCGCCAGCCAGCAGCCGTTTTGCATTGATACAATGTCGCTGCCTCAATGGGTGCGCTTTGTATTCATTGCTCGCTTAAACGCCTTGATTGAGGCCCGTGCCGCCATGCCCGCCAAGTGTGAGGTGGCCCCCGCTGTAGCCGCTTATTTACAGCAAGAGAAAACACCTGCCCATCATCAACTGCTTGTTGTACGTGCTGTAGAAAAAGTCGACCAGTTAGTTACTGAAAGCTGA
- a CDS encoding YqaE/Pmp3 family membrane protein: MDAREYLNRKGVGSERDPDRPNTLEEKAWERARGSGHQRPKSGTPHDWEDWERHHDDLAEGAETLEQKIDKEAHRLAQERAAQAAKEPAPGAVEHFTPPPKAALDATSAASSKTASVSQAEPATPEPAALKFAYYALAICLPPLAIGLTQGGQKRVIIALVLTLAGWLPGVVYAAWWLQRR; this comes from the coding sequence ATGGATGCACGTGAATATTTAAACCGCAAAGGCGTGGGGAGTGAACGTGACCCGGATCGACCCAATACGTTAGAAGAGAAAGCCTGGGAACGGGCGAGGGGCTCTGGTCATCAACGGCCTAAATCGGGCACACCCCATGATTGGGAAGACTGGGAGCGCCATCACGATGACTTGGCTGAAGGGGCTGAAACCCTTGAGCAGAAAATCGATAAAGAAGCCCATCGTCTTGCCCAGGAGCGGGCGGCTCAGGCTGCTAAAGAGCCAGCTCCTGGCGCCGTAGAACACTTCACGCCACCGCCCAAGGCGGCGCTAGACGCGACCTCGGCTGCATCATCCAAAACGGCATCAGTAAGCCAGGCAGAACCAGCGACACCCGAGCCCGCCGCGTTGAAGTTCGCCTATTATGCCCTGGCGATATGCCTGCCACCCCTCGCCATCGGCTTAACACAGGGCGGCCAAAAGCGAGTGATTATTGCGTTGGTGTTGACACTGGCGGGTTGGTTGCCGGGTGTGGTGTATGCGGCTTGGTGGTTGCAGCGGCGTTAA
- a CDS encoding OmpW family protein — MRKAPLSTLLVSSIAAAALMTSSQVFAYGAGDFFTRVGVAKVDPTSNNGEILGADVNVDAETNFAFTLGYRFHDKMGVELLAALPFKHDLQVEGVTDGSTKHLPPTLTLQYYPLGGTEARVQPYVGAGINYTRFSDEKTDIGASLELDDSWGAAGQVGVDLLIDEHWALNAAAWYIDIDSDAKVGGAEAGTVEIDPVVVMAGLSYRF, encoded by the coding sequence ATGCGTAAAGCCCCCCTTTCCACCCTACTCGTTTCCAGTATTGCCGCTGCGGCTTTGATGACCAGCAGCCAGGTATTCGCCTATGGCGCGGGTGACTTTTTTACCCGCGTGGGTGTTGCGAAAGTGGACCCGACAAGCAATAACGGTGAGATATTAGGCGCCGATGTTAATGTCGATGCGGAGACGAATTTTGCCTTCACGCTAGGCTATCGCTTCCATGACAAGATGGGCGTCGAGCTGCTGGCCGCACTACCCTTCAAACACGACCTGCAGGTGGAAGGCGTGACTGATGGCTCTACCAAGCACTTGCCACCTACCCTCACACTACAGTACTACCCGTTAGGGGGTACCGAGGCCCGTGTTCAGCCTTATGTAGGCGCAGGTATTAACTACACCCGTTTTTCAGACGAAAAAACCGATATCGGCGCGTCATTGGAGCTTGACGACTCCTGGGGCGCAGCGGGTCAAGTAGGTGTCGATCTGCTGATTGATGAACATTGGGCGTTAAATGCTGCGGCGTGGTACATCGATATCGATTCCGATGCCAAAGTGGGCGGCGCAGAGGCGGGCACTGTTGAGATCGACCCAGTAGTGGTAATGGCTGGCCTCAGCTACCGCTTCTAA
- the putP gene encoding sodium/proline symporter PutP, which translates to MAIGVWISLFAYFALMIGIGLYAMRKSTSTSEDYMLGGRTLSPKVAALSAGASDMSGWLLLGLPGAMFVSGLGSAWIGIGLFVGAFFNWVLVAPRLREQTVHYGNAITIPAFLANRFPTRSMSLRTVSAIVIVIFFAVYTASGLVAGGKLFESAFAGVINIGGLSDYATGIIITLGVVLVYTVVGGFLAVSMTDFVQGCIMMLALVIMPAVVLFGEGGGGFTQASQTLNEVDPTLLSWTEGLTFIGWLSAVTWGLGYFGQPHIIVRFMAIRTLKDVPIARNIGMSWMAISLIGAVSLGVFGRAYAVRNGMDVEDPETIFIILAELLFHPLITGFLYAALLAAVMSTISSQLLVASSSLTEDFYRLFFRKEATDKECVGVGRISVVLVGLVAAVIASDPDSQVLGLVSNAWAGFGAAFGPLIILSLMWSRTNGAGAIAGMVVGAATVMIWIALGWNGEFMGGPGVYEIIPGFIASFIAILVVSSMTADAGEYQHITR; encoded by the coding sequence ATGGCTATTGGCGTTTGGATCAGCCTTTTTGCTTACTTTGCGCTCATGATTGGCATCGGCCTTTATGCTATGCGCAAATCCACATCCACCTCTGAAGATTACATGCTAGGTGGCCGCACCCTTAGCCCAAAGGTGGCGGCCCTGTCGGCTGGCGCTTCAGACATGAGCGGGTGGTTGCTGCTGGGGTTACCTGGGGCGATGTTCGTATCCGGCTTGGGCTCAGCCTGGATCGGTATCGGCCTGTTCGTGGGTGCCTTCTTTAACTGGGTGCTGGTGGCACCGCGCTTGCGTGAACAGACGGTGCACTATGGCAATGCGATTACGATTCCAGCCTTCTTGGCCAACCGGTTCCCCACTCGATCAATGTCGCTGAGAACGGTCTCCGCCATCGTCATCGTTATCTTTTTCGCGGTATACACGGCGTCAGGCTTAGTGGCAGGCGGTAAGCTGTTCGAAAGCGCCTTTGCTGGCGTCATCAACATTGGTGGCCTGAGCGATTACGCTACGGGCATCATCATTACGCTGGGTGTGGTACTGGTCTATACCGTGGTCGGCGGTTTCCTGGCCGTGAGCATGACGGACTTCGTGCAAGGCTGCATCATGATGCTGGCCTTGGTGATCATGCCGGCGGTGGTCCTGTTTGGCGAAGGTGGCGGTGGTTTCACCCAAGCGTCACAGACACTCAATGAGGTCGATCCCACGCTACTTTCATGGACAGAAGGATTGACCTTTATCGGCTGGCTCTCTGCCGTTACCTGGGGCCTGGGTTATTTCGGCCAACCACATATCATCGTGCGCTTCATGGCTATCCGAACGCTGAAGGATGTACCTATTGCCCGCAATATCGGCATGAGCTGGATGGCCATCTCGCTGATTGGCGCAGTCTCTCTGGGCGTGTTTGGCCGTGCCTACGCGGTCCGTAATGGCATGGACGTAGAAGATCCGGAAACGATCTTTATTATCCTAGCCGAGCTGCTGTTCCATCCGCTGATCACTGGCTTCCTCTATGCTGCTCTGCTGGCGGCGGTCATGAGTACCATTTCCAGCCAACTGCTGGTGGCCTCTTCATCACTGACTGAGGACTTCTATCGCCTGTTCTTTCGTAAAGAAGCGACCGATAAAGAGTGTGTGGGCGTAGGCCGGATCAGTGTCGTACTGGTTGGCTTGGTGGCGGCCGTTATCGCGTCAGACCCGGATTCACAGGTGCTTGGGCTAGTCAGTAATGCCTGGGCAGGCTTTGGTGCCGCGTTTGGTCCGCTGATTATCTTGTCGCTGATGTGGTCACGCACGAACGGTGCTGGCGCTATCGCTGGCATGGTAGTGGGTGCCGCTACCGTCATGATCTGGATTGCATTGGGCTGGAACGGTGAGTTTATGGGAGGTCCCGGCGTGTATGAGATCATTCCCGGCTTCATCGCTTCCTTTATTGCCATCCTGGTAGTGAGCAGTATGACGGCCGATGCGGGTGAATATCAGCACATCACTCGCTAA
- a CDS encoding helix-turn-helix domain-containing protein, whose protein sequence is MPSTIRQIPLASATQHHAHDFHQIVITMCGSSEFEIEGLGGRVNAFSGCIVPANHEHYYSGNGHNRQLILDLPEDAPALTGENHELVALFDAPRFFGLDNALRHYLAFMESELAQGFDTSTNSFQQDRLAATLLGSLKARLGSATTSNQRRLDLTRINHFIRQHLAEELRVADLARLACLSEAHFSDCFRAQTGLSPWQYVKRQRLNAARQLILQSRLPLTDIAIQTGFANQSALSHAFRRSYGLSPRKLRQGDVSPIALSASNAALGPLAGQQKLY, encoded by the coding sequence ATGCCGAGCACCATTCGACAAATACCTCTAGCCAGCGCCACGCAACATCATGCCCATGATTTTCATCAAATAGTCATCACCATGTGTGGCTCGTCAGAGTTTGAAATTGAAGGGTTGGGTGGGCGCGTCAATGCCTTTTCAGGCTGTATCGTGCCCGCCAATCACGAGCACTACTATTCGGGCAATGGCCATAATCGACAATTGATTCTCGACCTGCCCGAGGACGCGCCCGCTTTGACAGGTGAAAATCACGAATTAGTAGCGCTATTTGATGCCCCCCGTTTCTTTGGTTTAGACAACGCACTGCGCCACTACTTAGCCTTTATGGAGAGCGAACTTGCTCAAGGGTTTGATACCTCTACCAACTCCTTTCAGCAAGACCGCTTAGCGGCCACCCTTTTAGGTTCCCTTAAAGCGCGATTGGGCTCTGCTACCACTTCAAACCAACGTCGGCTGGACTTGACGCGAATTAATCATTTTATTCGCCAGCACCTCGCTGAGGAGCTTCGTGTCGCCGACCTAGCGCGGCTGGCTTGTTTGAGCGAAGCACATTTTTCCGACTGTTTCCGCGCCCAAACCGGGCTTTCACCCTGGCAATACGTCAAGCGGCAACGGCTAAATGCGGCCCGCCAACTGATTTTGCAAAGCCGACTTCCGCTCACCGACATTGCCATTCAAACCGGCTTTGCCAACCAAAGCGCTCTTTCTCATGCTTTCCGGCGTAGCTATGGTTTGTCGCCGCGTAAACTACGCCAGGGTGATGTGTCACCCATTGCGCTCAGCGCCTCAAACGCTGCGTTAGGGCCGCTAGCTGGCCAGCAAAAACTATACTAA
- a CDS encoding DUF3549 family protein, with product MQPIQTLDEFFTRSGAEVSLYHMGRHVVACPRESLAAFERGELAWPEPWQGQARLAILFRLGDMPEPAIWFLALPLDEEGILAPAQRDAFLNRLLETLGRAVSQVGREETADVDHLMKDNPLAFTPSITFQAMLIARATYDVGLPASQHFEPVEDYLSGQQAIDWQALGLQGIADYVVRMESPDADTLALRLPDLPTAVINSVCYCLEHQPLPHALVAALQRRGEAAAQAGDIETLCACLRAVGNTDASAVGNWYSALLKETTVCGPDVLAAIAGRGWVYLEDAERLPLFLQRLAEDERTDFAAVVRDLALIPRLRLPVMMAMRDAPEGSSIQHRLSMMMSQRKA from the coding sequence ATGCAACCGATTCAAACCCTTGATGAGTTTTTTACCCGCAGCGGCGCAGAGGTTTCCCTTTACCATATGGGCCGCCATGTGGTCGCCTGCCCACGGGAGTCCCTCGCCGCCTTTGAGCGTGGCGAACTGGCGTGGCCAGAACCTTGGCAAGGCCAAGCACGTTTAGCCATTCTATTCCGTTTGGGGGATATGCCCGAACCTGCCATTTGGTTTTTAGCTCTGCCACTCGATGAAGAGGGGATACTTGCCCCAGCTCAGCGTGATGCGTTTTTAAATCGTCTGCTGGAAACATTAGGTCGAGCTGTTTCTCAGGTGGGACGTGAAGAAACAGCGGACGTGGACCACTTAATGAAGGATAATCCCCTCGCCTTTACGCCCAGCATTACCTTTCAAGCGATGCTCATTGCCCGTGCAACTTATGACGTAGGGCTACCTGCCAGCCAACATTTTGAGCCGGTTGAGGATTACTTGAGCGGCCAGCAGGCGATTGATTGGCAGGCATTAGGATTACAGGGAATTGCCGATTACGTCGTTCGTATGGAGTCGCCCGATGCCGACACGTTAGCGCTGAGACTGCCTGACCTACCTACCGCCGTTATTAACTCCGTGTGCTACTGTTTAGAGCACCAGCCATTGCCACATGCATTAGTCGCCGCGCTGCAACGTCGCGGCGAAGCCGCCGCACAAGCGGGCGACATTGAAACGTTGTGTGCTTGTCTGCGCGCTGTGGGTAATACGGATGCATCAGCGGTGGGTAATTGGTACTCCGCCTTACTTAAAGAAACCACAGTTTGTGGGCCGGATGTGCTGGCTGCCATTGCCGGGCGTGGCTGGGTGTATCTTGAAGACGCTGAGCGCTTACCTCTTTTTCTACAGCGTTTGGCGGAAGATGAGCGTACTGATTTTGCCGCGGTAGTGCGTGATCTTGCACTCATCCCACGGCTACGCTTACCGGTCATGATGGCCATGCGTGACGCGCCCGAAGGTTCTTCTATTCAACACCGTTTGAGCATGATGATGTCGCAGAGAAAGGCTTGA